The genomic region TGAAGATCGCCAGCGGGAAGTTCCACGGGCTGATGCAGACGAACACGCCGCGGCCGGACAGCTGCAGGGTGTTGGACTCGCCGGTCGGGCCGGGCAGGGCCTCGGGCGTGAACAGTTGGCGCGCCTGGCCGGCGTAGTAGCGCAGGAAATCGACCGCCTCGCGCACCTCGGCGACGCCGTCGGGAATCGTCTTGCCGGCTTCCTTCGTGCACAGCGCGATGTACTGCGGCATGCGCGCCTCCAGCAGATCGGCGGCGTGTTCGAGGATCGCCGCGCGGCCGGCGGCCGGGGTCTCGTTCCAGCCGTCATGAGCGGCGACGGCATTGGCCAGCGCCTGCTCGACGGTATCGCTGTCGGCGGCCTGCCAGTGGCCGACGACCTCACGGCGGTCGGCCGGACTGGTCACGGCGACGTCCGCGCCGGTCGGCTTCGCGCCCGGCACCAACGGGGTGGCGCGCCAGGATTGCGTGGCGGCGTTGACCTGTTCGGCGAGCGCGCGCAGCTGATCGTCGTTGGCCAGGTTGACGCCCATGGAGTTGCTCCTTTCGAGACTGTAGCTGCGGTACAGGTCGACCGGCAGCGGAATGCGGGGGTGGGGAATGGGATCGAACGCGGACACCGTTTCGATCGGGTCGGCGACCAGGTCGTCGATTGCGATGTCCTCGTCGGTGATGCGGTTGACGAAGCTGGAGTTGGCGCCATTCTCGAGCAGGCGACGGACCAGGTACGGAAGCAGGTCCTCGTGCGAGCCGACCGGCGCGTACATGCGGCACGGCACGTCGAGGCGGTCGGCCGGGATCACCTCGGCGTAAAGGTCATCGCCCATGCCGTGCAGCTTCTGGAATTCGAACTGCTTCTCCTGGCCGAGCAGCTTCGCGCGCTGCCACACCGCGGCGATGGTCTGCGCGTTGTGGGTGGCGAACATCGGGTAGATCGCATCGCCGGCCTCGAGCATGCGACGCGCATTGGCCAGATAGCTGACGTCGGTGTTCGGCTTGCGGGTGAACACCGGGAAGCCGGGGTGGCCGTCGACCTGGGCCTTCTTGACCTCGCTGTCCCAGTAGGCGCCCTTGACCAGTCGTACCGGGATGCGGCGGCCGTGGCGACGGGCGAGGTCGGCGATGAAGTCGATCACCTCCGGCGCGCGCTTCTGGTAGGCCTGGATCGCAAGGCCATAGCCCTCCCAGCCATCCAGCGACGGGTCGGCGTAGGCGGCGGCGATCACGTCGAGCGAGAGTTCGAGCCGGTCGGCCTCCTCGGCATCGATGGTGAAGCCGATCGAATACGACTTCGCCAGCTGCGCCAGTTCCAGCACCCGCGGCACCAGCTCGCCCATCACCCGCGCGCGCTTGGCGTGCTCGTAGCGCGGGTGCAGTGCGGACAGCTTGACCGAGATGCTGGGAGCGGAAAAGACGTCGCTGCCGCTGAAGTCGCCGGGCTTGACGCTCTTGCCGATCGCATGGATCGCATCGCGGTAGGCCTGCAGGTAGCGCAGCGCGTCCTTGGTCGTCAGCGCGCCCTCGCCGAGCATGTCGAACGAATAGCGGTAAGCGGCATTGGCGCCCTTCCGCGAGCGGGAAAGAGCTTCGCCGATGGTCCGACCCATCACGAACTGGTGGCCCATGATCCGCATCGCCTGGCGCACCGCGAGCCGGATCACCGGTTCGCCGAGGCGGCCGACCAGGCGCTTGAACGCGCCGTGCACGTCGCGCTTGGTGTCGTCGTTCAGGTCGACCAGGTGGCCGGTCAGCATCAGGCCCCAGGTCGAGGCATTGACCAGCACCGACTCGGACTGGCCCATGTGGCGCTTCCAGTCGGCTTCGCCGAGCTTGTCGCGGATCAGCTTGTCGGCGGTGTCCTGGTCGGGAATGCGCAGCAGCGCCTCGGCCACGCACATCAGCAGTACGCCTTCCTCGCTGCCGAGGTCGTACTGGCGCATGAAGGCCTCGATCGCGCCCTGGTCGTGGACGCGGGCGCGAACCCGGGTGACCAGGTCGGCGGCGACGGTCTGGGGCGGCGGCGCAATCGGCCTCGGGCAGGCGCGCGGCTTCGAGCAGGTCGCGGACGTGGGCGGCCTCGTCCCGATCCCAGCCGGCGGTGATCGCGGCGCGTGGGGAGGCCGGAGCCGGTGGCAGTTCGGGGGACAGGATCGGGCGGGAAGACAGCGGGCCGTCGGGGTCGACGGCGGGGACGGGGGAGTTGACGGGCATCTGGACCACTGGACGGCCGGGAAAGCCCGTTAGTGTAGGGCCTTGCGCCGGATCGCACCCGTACGGGTGCGACTTGTCGCGGAGTACGCGCGTCGACAGACGACGAGCCGCATTGTGGGGTCTGGCGAGGAACTGCAAGGATCGGGCTAAACCCGAGCGTTTTCAGTTGCTTGCCGGCCCATCCGCGTGCCCGTCCGGTGCGGGCAGCTTGTCGCAGAGCCCCCCGCTCGCTACCATTTCCCGGTTTTTCCGTAGCGCCGGACGCGGCGTGATGGGCCCCCGCATGGCGGGATGGGCTCGCCAGCCACCTGTAATCGGACCGACTTCCGCGCGGCTTGCCCCTGGCACGCATGCGCGAACCGGGCCGGGCCGGGCAGCCCGCGGAGCAACCCATACACCAATGAACGATTCGATTTCTGGGGCTCGAAACTGGATGAAAGCCGGTTGTTTCAAGCAGTGGGCAACAGGCATCGCCGTGATGGCGCTGCCGATGCTTGCACAAGCGCAGGCGGCGGATCCCAAGCCGTGGCAGCTCAACATGGGCCGTGGCGTGACCCACCTGTCGCAGAATGCCTACGAGGCCCACATGCTGGCGCTGTGGATCTGCGTCGCCATCGGCATCCTGGTGTTCGGCGCGATGGCGGTGGCGATGGTCCGCTTCCGCCACTCCAAGGGCGCCAAGCCGGATACCGAATTCACCCACAGCACCAAGCTCGAGATCCTGTGGACCGTGGTCCCGGTCGCGTTGCTGGTGCTGATGGCGTTCCCGGCCACCAGCAAGCTGATCAACATGTACGACACCACCGAGTCGGAGATGACCGTCAAGGTCACCGGCTTCCAGTGGATGTGGAAGTACGAGTACCTGGGCGAAGGCGTGGAGTTCACCAGCCGCCTGGACCGCCGCAGCGGAGGCGCTGCGCCAGAACCGCAAGGCGACCCAGGAAGAGTTGTACGCGCATGAGCACTACCTGCTCGACGTCGACAACGTCCTGGTGCTGCCGACCGACACCAAGATCCGCTTCGTGATCACCGCCGACGACGTCATCCACGCCTGGTGGGTGCCGGCACTGGGCTGGAAGCAGGACGCGATCCCGGGCATCGTCAACGAGGCCTGGACCAAGATCGACGAGCCGGGCATCTACCGCGGCCAGTGCGCCGAGTTGTGCGGCAAGGACCACGGCTTCATGCCGATCGTGGTCAAGGCGGTGCCGAAGGACGAGTACCAGCAGTGGCTGGCCGCGCAGAAGCCGGCACCCGCTCCGGTTGAAGCCGTGCCTGCAGAAGCCGCGCCTGCCGATGAAGCCGCACCGGCCGATGCCGATGCACACGATACCGAAGCCACCGCCGCTGCCGACGTCGCCGACGCGGCAGTCGCCGGCTGACCATTCCCTTGCTTTCCGAAAACCTGGTTTCCGGAAACACGTTCCTTCGAGGTTAGGCCATGGCCGTCACCCAAGTTGATCACCACCACGACGACCACGCCCACAAGCAGGGCTTCATCGAGCGTTGGTTCTTCTCGACCAACCACAAGGACATCGGAACGCTGTACCTGGTGTTCAGCTTCATCATGTTCATCATCGGCGCGGCGATGAGCGTGGTCATCCGCACCGAGCTGGCGCAGCCGGGCCTGCAGCATGTCAGTCCCGAGTTCTTCAACACCATGACCACCATGCATGCGCTGGTCATGATCTTCGGTGGCGTGATGCCGGCCTTCGTCGGCCTGGCCAACTGGATGATCCCGCTGCAGATCGGCGCGCCGGACATGGCGCTGCCGCGCATGAACAACTGGTCGTTCTGGATCCTGCCGTTCGCCTTCACCCTGCTGCTGATGACGCTGTTCATGGAAGGCGGCGGCCCGGCCAGCGGCTGGACCCTGTACCCGCCGCTGTCGCTGCAGGGCGGCAACAGCGTGGCGTTCGTGATCTTCGCGATCCACATGATGGGCATCAGTTCGATCATGGGCGCGATCAACGTCATCGCCACCATCCTCAACATGCGCGCGCCGGGCATCGACCTGCTCAAGATGCCGATCTTCTGCTGGACCTGGCTGATCACCGCCTTCCTGCTGATCGCGGTGATGCCGGTGCTCGCCGGTGCGGTCACCATGCTGCTGACCGACAAGTTCTTCATGACCTCGTTCTTCAACGCGGCCGGCGGCGGCGATCCGGTGATGTACCAGCACATCTTCTGGTTCTTCGGCCATCCCGAGGTCTACATCATGATCCTGCCGGCGTTCGGCATCGTGTCGGAGATCATCCCGACCTTCAGCCGCAAGCCGCTGTTCGGCTACCAGGCCATGGTGTATGCGACCGCGTCGATCGCGTTCCTCTCGTTCATCGTGTGGGCGCACCACATGTTCACCGTCGGCATGCCGCTTGGTGGCGAGATCTACTTCATGTTCGCGACCATGCTGATCGCGGTGCCGACCGGGGTGAAGGTGTTCAACTGGGTCACCACCATGTGGCGCGGCTCGATCAGCTTCGAGGCGCCGATGCTGTGGGCCATCTCGTTCGTGATCCTGTTCACCATCGGCGGTTTCTCGGGGCTGATGCTGGCGATCGTCCCGGC from Lysobacter alkalisoli harbors:
- the ctaD gene encoding cytochrome c oxidase subunit I, whose amino-acid sequence is MAVTQVDHHHDDHAHKQGFIERWFFSTNHKDIGTLYLVFSFIMFIIGAAMSVVIRTELAQPGLQHVSPEFFNTMTTMHALVMIFGGVMPAFVGLANWMIPLQIGAPDMALPRMNNWSFWILPFAFTLLLMTLFMEGGGPASGWTLYPPLSLQGGNSVAFVIFAIHMMGISSIMGAINVIATILNMRAPGIDLLKMPIFCWTWLITAFLLIAVMPVLAGAVTMLLTDKFFMTSFFNAAGGGDPVMYQHIFWFFGHPEVYIMILPAFGIVSEIIPTFSRKPLFGYQAMVYATASIAFLSFIVWAHHMFTVGMPLGGEIYFMFATMLIAVPTGVKVFNWVTTMWRGSISFEAPMLWAISFVILFTIGGFSGLMLAIVPADFQYHDTYFVVAHFHYVLVTGALFAIIAAVYYWWPKWTGRMYNEGMAKFHFWWTMIFVNLLFFPQHFLGLAGMPRRIPDYNVVFADWNLISSIGAFGMFVTPFMMGFILWRSLKAGARAEARAWGSAKGLEWTVPSPAPHHTFSTPPKIKDGDLAHGDVTH